One Nostoc sp. UHCC 0302 DNA window includes the following coding sequences:
- a CDS encoding 1-acyl-sn-glycerol-3-phosphate acyltransferase: MINQHSENLSNTQVEKVSEQSYKFSWFDWFCLWYPPGWLILFNRHWQHYHADPDGWNLLEYGLFLIPGGFYIAMLSRWLRLGCRSPRKETGEFEPNYQQVFSTEILSTIIKYYFRGELQQIDQLPQTGPMIVAMNHAGMCFPWDFITLAYLIGEARGTTVQTLANTALFEHPWMIWWLPPQWSQVLGGVRAELDDFEAAITQDRIILYAPEGVRGPIKGWKKRYQLQKFDVSFIKLSDRHHIPIVPVVCIGSESLHPWTVNLQKLQRLFKLPFLPLSPLMLLLMLFPSMGVWAMKTRLRYFIQPVKNDMSLNKGRAAIYQQAQQLRENLQIQINQLLS; the protein is encoded by the coding sequence GTGATTAATCAACACTCTGAAAACCTCTCAAATACTCAAGTAGAAAAAGTATCGGAGCAAAGCTATAAATTTAGCTGGTTTGATTGGTTTTGTCTATGGTATCCACCAGGCTGGCTGATTTTATTCAACCGTCATTGGCAGCACTATCACGCTGATCCAGATGGTTGGAATTTGCTAGAATACGGGTTATTTTTGATTCCTGGTGGATTCTATATAGCAATGCTGAGTCGCTGGTTGCGACTGGGTTGTCGTTCACCACGTAAAGAAACTGGTGAATTTGAACCTAATTATCAACAAGTTTTTAGCACGGAAATTCTGTCCACCATTATTAAATATTATTTTCGCGGCGAATTGCAACAAATTGATCAGTTGCCGCAAACAGGGCCAATGATTGTGGCCATGAATCATGCAGGTATGTGCTTTCCTTGGGATTTTATAACTTTGGCTTATTTAATAGGTGAAGCACGAGGAACCACAGTACAAACCTTAGCAAATACAGCATTATTTGAACATCCTTGGATGATTTGGTGGCTACCACCCCAATGGTCACAGGTTTTAGGTGGTGTGCGAGCAGAATTAGATGATTTTGAGGCAGCCATAACCCAAGATAGAATCATCTTATATGCACCTGAAGGCGTACGGGGGCCAATAAAAGGTTGGAAAAAACGCTATCAACTGCAAAAGTTTGATGTCAGCTTTATTAAGTTGAGCGATCGCCATCATATTCCCATTGTCCCAGTAGTTTGTATCGGGAGTGAATCTTTACATCCTTGGACTGTTAATTTGCAAAAGTTGCAACGGCTATTTAAATTACCATTCTTGCCTTTATCACCTTTAATGCTGCTGTTGATGCTGTTTCCTTCAATGGGGGTTTGGGCAATGAAAACGCGTCTACGTTACTTTATTCAGCCTGTAAAAAATGATATGAGTTTGAACAAAGGGCGTGCAGCAATTTATCAACAAGCACAACAATTACGAGAAAACCTGCAAATTCAAATTAATCAGTTATTAAGTTAG
- the ychF gene encoding redox-regulated ATPase YchF has protein sequence MLRAGIVGLPNVGKSTLFNAVVANAKAEAANFPFCTIEPNVGVVAVPDERLNVLSKIASSAQIVPARVEFVDIAGLVKGASQGEGLGNQFLSHIREVDAIIHVVRCFENDDIIHVAGSVDPARDIEIINLELGLADLAQIERRIDRTRKQARTSKDAQFEITVLEKLAAALNEGKSVRQVSLAEEETEIIKGLELLTYKPIIYAANVSEDDLATGNDFVDKVRQIAATENAQVVIVSAQVEAELVELPEEDKADFLESLGVQEGGLKSLIRATYTLLGLRTYFTSGPKETRAWTIHAGMSAPQAAGVIHTDFERGFIRAETVAYNDLVATGSVNAAKEKGLVRSEGKEYIVQEGDVMLFRFNV, from the coding sequence ATGCTAAGAGCCGGAATTGTCGGACTTCCCAACGTCGGAAAATCTACCTTATTTAATGCTGTAGTCGCTAACGCCAAAGCAGAAGCGGCTAACTTCCCTTTTTGCACGATTGAACCGAATGTCGGCGTTGTCGCAGTACCGGATGAGCGGTTAAATGTTCTCTCGAAAATTGCCAGTTCTGCACAAATTGTCCCGGCGCGGGTTGAATTTGTGGATATTGCCGGTTTGGTTAAAGGTGCAAGTCAAGGTGAGGGACTCGGTAATCAATTCCTCTCCCATATCCGGGAAGTTGATGCAATCATCCATGTGGTACGTTGTTTTGAGAATGACGACATTATCCACGTTGCTGGTTCTGTTGACCCAGCGCGAGATATTGAAATAATTAATTTAGAGCTAGGTTTAGCAGATTTAGCACAAATTGAACGGCGAATTGACCGCACCCGTAAACAAGCGCGTACCAGCAAAGATGCACAGTTTGAAATAACAGTGTTAGAAAAATTAGCTGCTGCTTTAAATGAAGGTAAATCAGTCCGCCAAGTGAGTTTAGCTGAAGAAGAAACTGAGATTATCAAAGGACTAGAACTGCTCACTTATAAACCAATTATCTATGCTGCCAATGTTTCAGAAGATGATTTGGCAACTGGTAATGACTTTGTAGACAAAGTGCGGCAAATTGCAGCGACAGAAAATGCTCAAGTTGTCATTGTTTCGGCACAAGTTGAAGCCGAATTGGTGGAATTACCAGAGGAAGATAAAGCTGATTTCTTAGAATCATTAGGTGTGCAAGAAGGCGGCTTGAAATCTTTGATTCGTGCTACTTACACTCTTTTAGGTTTGCGAACATATTTCACGAGTGGGCCTAAAGAAACCCGCGCTTGGACAATTCATGCGGGAATGTCTGCACCTCAAGCCGCAGGCGTAATTCACACTGATTTTGAACGGGGATTTATTCGGGCAGAAACTGTTGCTTACAATGATTTAGTAGCGACTGGTTCAGTGAATGCGGCGAAAGAAAAAGGGTTGGTTCGCAGTGAAGGTAAAGAGTATATTGTGCAGGAAGGGGATGTGATGTTGTTCCGGTTTAATGTCTAA
- a CDS encoding response regulator, with amino-acid sequence MAGENIKVLLVEDNPGDVFLLHELLKEVTTVRVELMPVERLSEALNHLATKSFDVILLDLSLPDSQGLETFVIAHNRSKATPIIVLTGIDDETLAIRAMQEGAQDYLVKGQVTGDLLVRSMRYAIERQRADEALRHSEERFRVALKNSPIFVYNQDKELRYTWVYNPLYGLAVEDILGKQDWDIIPVEDAQRLTAIKRGVLDAGVGTREEVAIATAAGTRYYDLTVEPLQNEAQEVVGVTCASVDISERKLAEEKIREQAALLDVTTDAICVQDLDNKILFWNQGAEKLYGWQAHEVWGKNANEFLSDELSTEIEAASLQVISKGSWQGELAKVTKSGKEILVASRWSLVCDEQGKPKSILAVDTDITDKKHLEAQLFRTQRLESIGTLASGIAHDLNNILTPILAGAQLLPLKFPDADERTHHLLEILEINARRGADLVKQVLSFARGVEGKRITLQLRHLIAELGKIIKETFPKSLEVRTDVPQDLWTISGDSTQIHQVLMNLCVNARDAMPNGGTLKISAQNLYIDENYARMNLEAKVGPYILITVSDTGTGIPKEILDRIFEPFFTTKEVGQGTGLGLSTVLGIIRSHGGFINVYSEVGSGTSFKVYLPAVGGMETLSAEDLTPPTGQGELILIVDDEPAILEITKTSLEAYNYKILTASDGIEAIALYAKHMSQISAVLMDIMLPSLDGLTAIRTLQKINPQVKIIATSGLMSSNKLGAVADTGVTTFLSKPYTVSELLFALQKVLS; translated from the coding sequence ATGGCAGGCGAAAACATTAAAGTCTTGTTAGTAGAAGACAACCCTGGTGATGTCTTTTTATTACATGAATTATTAAAGGAAGTTACTACAGTTCGGGTTGAGTTAATGCCTGTTGAGCGCCTAAGTGAAGCGCTTAACCATTTAGCAACCAAAAGTTTTGATGTAATTCTGTTAGACCTCTCACTGCCAGATAGCCAAGGTTTGGAAACCTTTGTGATAGCTCACAATCGGTCAAAAGCCACTCCGATAATTGTCCTAACAGGTATAGATGATGAAACTCTGGCAATTAGGGCAATGCAGGAAGGAGCGCAGGATTATTTAGTTAAAGGACAAGTCACAGGTGACTTACTGGTGCGCTCTATGCGTTATGCGATTGAGCGTCAACGAGCAGACGAAGCACTGCGGCATAGTGAGGAGCGATTTCGGGTTGCTCTAAAAAACTCGCCAATCTTTGTTTACAACCAAGATAAAGAATTACGTTATACCTGGGTTTATAATCCCCTTTATGGATTGGCTGTTGAAGATATTTTGGGCAAACAAGACTGGGATATCATTCCAGTTGAAGATGCTCAACGTCTTACCGCTATTAAACGTGGGGTGCTAGACGCTGGTGTAGGAACACGAGAGGAAGTTGCGATCGCCACCGCAGCTGGAACGCGATATTATGATTTGACAGTCGAGCCATTGCAAAATGAGGCGCAAGAAGTTGTTGGGGTGACTTGCGCCAGTGTTGATATTAGCGAAAGAAAGCTGGCTGAAGAGAAAATTCGCGAACAAGCGGCATTACTTGATGTCACCACTGATGCCATTTGCGTACAAGATTTAGACAATAAAATACTCTTTTGGAATCAAGGTGCAGAAAAACTCTACGGTTGGCAGGCTCATGAAGTCTGGGGCAAAAATGCCAACGAGTTTTTGTCTGACGAACTTTCAACAGAAATCGAAGCGGCTTCATTGCAAGTCATCAGCAAAGGCAGCTGGCAGGGCGAGTTAGCCAAAGTTACCAAAAGTGGCAAAGAAATCCTGGTAGCTAGTCGCTGGAGTTTAGTTTGTGATGAACAAGGCAAACCAAAATCAATTCTCGCAGTTGATACAGATATTACCGATAAAAAACATCTAGAAGCTCAATTGTTCCGCACTCAACGCTTAGAAAGTATCGGAACCTTAGCTAGCGGTATTGCTCATGACCTGAATAACATTCTCACGCCGATTTTGGCAGGAGCGCAACTATTACCCCTGAAATTCCCCGATGCAGATGAGCGGACTCACCATCTCTTGGAGATTCTAGAAATTAATGCTAGACGTGGAGCTGATTTAGTTAAACAAGTGCTGTCATTTGCGCGGGGTGTGGAAGGGAAGCGCATCACTTTGCAACTTAGACATCTGATTGCGGAACTTGGCAAGATTATCAAAGAAACATTTCCCAAATCCCTCGAAGTCCGCACTGATGTACCACAAGACTTATGGACGATTTCTGGAGATAGTACACAAATTCATCAAGTGCTGATGAATCTCTGCGTCAACGCCCGTGATGCCATGCCTAACGGTGGTACTTTAAAAATCTCTGCTCAAAATCTCTATATTGATGAAAATTATGCCCGGATGAATTTAGAAGCCAAAGTCGGGCCGTACATCCTAATTACTGTCTCTGATACTGGTACTGGCATTCCTAAAGAAATCTTAGATAGAATTTTCGAGCCATTCTTCACTACAAAAGAAGTTGGGCAAGGCACAGGGTTAGGGCTTTCCACAGTACTGGGAATTATTAGAAGCCACGGTGGTTTTATCAATGTGTATAGCGAAGTCGGCAGTGGTACTAGCTTTAAAGTGTACTTGCCAGCAGTTGGGGGAATGGAAACACTTAGCGCTGAAGATTTGACACCGCCGACAGGACAGGGAGAACTAATTTTAATTGTGGATGATGAACCTGCAATTCTGGAGATTACAAAAACATCACTGGAAGCTTACAACTACAAAATACTAACTGCCAGTGATGGTATTGAGGCGATCGCATTATACGCTAAACACATGAGCCAAATTAGCGCTGTACTGATGGATATCATGCTACCGTCGCTAGATGGTTTAACAGCCATCCGTACTTTGCAAAAAATAAATCCCCAGGTCAAAATTATTGCCACTAGTGGACTGATGTCTAGCAATAAATTAGGCGCGGTAGCCGATACTGGTGTGACCACATTTTTATCAAAGCCCTACACTGTTAGTGAACTATTGTTCGCTTTACAGAAAGTACTATCTTGA
- the hisG gene encoding ATP phosphoribosyltransferase, giving the protein MLTVALPKGELLKNSIRLLQSVGLDFSAFLDSGTRQLQIPDASGQAKALLVRAQDVPVYVEYGQAQLGIVGYDVLQEKQPQVAHLVDLQFGHCRMSVAVKASSSYKSPLDLPPHGRVASKYVNCAREYFHGLDLPVEIVPLYGSVELGPITGMSEAIVDLVSTGRTLRENGLIEIATLYESTARLIAHPLSYRLNTGNLSDLISKLRDTVLVTV; this is encoded by the coding sequence ATGCTGACTGTTGCATTGCCAAAAGGGGAACTACTTAAAAATAGCATCCGCCTGCTACAATCTGTAGGATTAGATTTTAGTGCTTTTTTAGATTCAGGAACTCGCCAACTCCAGATTCCTGACGCTAGCGGACAAGCAAAAGCGCTGCTAGTGCGGGCGCAAGATGTGCCAGTTTATGTAGAATATGGTCAAGCACAACTGGGTATTGTCGGTTACGATGTGCTGCAAGAGAAACAGCCGCAAGTTGCACATTTAGTTGATTTGCAGTTTGGGCATTGTCGAATGTCGGTGGCGGTAAAAGCATCCAGTTCTTACAAATCGCCTTTAGATTTACCACCTCATGGTCGAGTTGCTTCTAAGTACGTGAATTGCGCTCGTGAATATTTCCACGGTCTAGATTTACCTGTAGAAATAGTGCCGTTATATGGTTCAGTAGAACTAGGGCCGATTACAGGAATGTCAGAGGCGATCGTAGATTTAGTTTCTACGGGGCGGACTTTACGCGAAAATGGTTTGATTGAAATTGCCACTTTATATGAAAGTACAGCAAGATTGATTGCTCATCCTCTGAGTTATCGTCTCAATACAGGTAATCTCAGCGATTTGATTAGCAAGTTGCGGGACACGGTTTTAGTGACAGTTTAA
- a CDS encoding class I SAM-dependent methyltransferase produces the protein MPEQSINFDSNPPVAVNEYDNMAQIALPGYEAMHTMALSFLRSHLPKEANLLIVGAGTGMELVKFGQRNLAWQMLGVDPSSNMLAIARDKIQQHNLSQRIQLFHGFTQDLPSTPLYDAATCILVMHFLPDDGSKLALLQSIAQRLKSSAAFILVDVFGEKGTREFEQMAAIIKIFWQEMGMTPEKSVESLETIHKGIHPLPESRVLELLQQAGFGNIIRFYTGLWVGGWIATKN, from the coding sequence ATGCCAGAACAGAGCATAAATTTTGATTCTAATCCACCAGTTGCCGTTAATGAATACGACAACATGGCACAGATTGCTTTACCAGGTTATGAGGCAATGCATACAATGGCATTGTCTTTTTTACGATCGCATCTCCCAAAAGAAGCTAACTTATTAATTGTCGGTGCTGGTACTGGCATGGAATTGGTAAAGTTTGGTCAGCGTAATTTAGCATGGCAGATGCTTGGTGTAGACCCATCGAGTAATATGCTAGCGATCGCTCGAGATAAAATACAGCAACACAACTTATCTCAACGAATCCAACTATTTCACGGCTTCACCCAAGATTTGCCTTCTACTCCCCTTTACGATGCAGCAACTTGCATTTTAGTGATGCATTTTCTCCCAGATGACGGTAGCAAACTAGCATTACTGCAAAGTATTGCCCAGCGTCTCAAATCGTCGGCTGCTTTTATCTTGGTCGATGTGTTTGGTGAGAAAGGCACTCGTGAATTTGAGCAAATGGCTGCGATTATCAAAATATTCTGGCAAGAAATGGGCATGACCCCAGAAAAAAGCGTTGAATCGTTAGAAACAATCCATAAAGGTATTCATCCCCTGCCAGAATCAAGAGTATTGGAATTATTACAGCAGGCTGGCTTTGGCAATATTATAAGATTTTATACAGGACTTTGGGTTGGCGGCTGGATAGCAACAAAAAATTGA
- a CDS encoding response regulator, with protein MSNKLTIMPIEVLLVEDNPGDAQLTRIALEDSKISIHLNVVEDGVEAMAFLRKEEKYSKAVHPDIVLLDLNLPRKDGREVLAEIKGDENLKRIPVVVLTTSQAEEDILKAYNLAANCYITKPVDFDQFVKIVQSIENFWFAIVKLPPE; from the coding sequence GTGAGTAATAAATTAACGATTATGCCTATTGAGGTTTTGTTAGTAGAAGACAATCCTGGCGATGCCCAACTTACACGCATTGCCCTGGAAGATAGCAAAATCTCCATTCACCTGAATGTAGTTGAAGATGGTGTCGAGGCAATGGCATTTTTGCGAAAAGAGGAGAAATATAGTAAGGCCGTACATCCAGATATTGTGCTACTCGATTTGAACCTTCCTAGAAAAGACGGAAGGGAGGTATTGGCAGAAATCAAAGGAGATGAAAACCTCAAGCGAATTCCTGTAGTTGTCCTAACGACTTCCCAAGCCGAAGAAGACATTCTCAAAGCCTATAACTTGGCTGCTAACTGTTACATAACTAAGCCAGTTGACTTCGATCAATTCGTTAAGATTGTACAATCAATAGAAAATTTTTGGTTTGCGATTGTAAAACTGCCACCGGAGTGA
- a CDS encoding GAF domain-containing protein: protein MKTGRTDLEVARLEALRQYKILDTEPEQAYDNLAQLAAFICGTPIALVNFIDEHRQWFKAKVGIEVPEMPRTVGLSYLCQEKRDLVVVTDTLADEKFASNPVVTAYPYVRFYAGVPLVTPKGHMLGTLCVIDNVPRELSQKQMEALVALSRLVIDQLELRLNVAEVSRISEELVTYEQAARAESEAARIRISNILESITDAFFALDKEWRFTYVNGQAARHLHKNQDELLGKNIWEVFPEMIGTKFYHEYHRVISEHVSIELEEFYPPLNSCFQVHAYPARDGLSVYFQDITERQQTAEALRESEERWQLALHGNNDGIWDWNLKTNKVFFSARWKEMLGYEDHEISNTWDEWEKRVHPDDTAWVLEAIQAHFAQKTPFYVTEHRLQCKDGSYKWILDRGQALWDESGQVVRMVGSHTDITDRKRAEEEFTRQNLRSQLFAEITLKIRESLQLEEVLQTSVTEVQKLLQADRVLVFQLWADGSGTVVQEAVLPGWPVVLGQNILDTCFQRDYLERYRQGRASAIIDIEKSHIQDCHKEFLRQFGVKANLVVPILIRDGIWGLLIAHQCDAPRQWNNFELELLQQLANQIGIALSQAQLLEQQTRHSQELARSNAELEQFAYVASHDLQEPLRMVISYLQLLERRYKSKLDANADQFISYAVDGAHRMQTLINELLNYSRVSTRGQPFGLVDCTATVKRAIANLQVAIDESKAVITHEPLPEVIADATQMTQVFQNLISNAIKFRRELPPQIHIGVVRRVGGVGEQGEQGEQGSRGAGEAGGAGGAGEQLLPHIPQSPVPSPQSPATSPHSPLPTPQYEYLFSVSDNGIGLESQYAERIFAIFQRLHSRGKYPGTGIGLAICKKIIERHGGSIWIESEAGQGSTFYFTIPDRAGQQS, encoded by the coding sequence ATGAAAACTGGACGCACTGACCTGGAAGTAGCGAGGCTAGAAGCCCTCCGTCAATATAAAATTCTTGATACTGAACCGGAACAAGCCTACGATAATCTTGCCCAATTAGCAGCATTTATTTGTGGCACACCTATAGCCTTGGTAAATTTCATCGATGAACACCGCCAGTGGTTCAAAGCAAAAGTAGGTATAGAAGTACCAGAAATGCCCCGGACTGTGGGATTATCTTATCTTTGCCAAGAGAAACGTGATCTTGTAGTGGTTACGGATACATTAGCTGACGAAAAGTTTGCAAGTAATCCAGTTGTAACTGCCTATCCTTATGTGCGGTTTTATGCAGGTGTACCTCTGGTTACTCCCAAGGGACATATGCTAGGAACTCTGTGTGTCATTGATAATGTGCCACGGGAACTAAGCCAAAAACAGATGGAAGCGCTTGTCGCTTTAAGTCGCTTGGTAATTGACCAACTAGAACTCAGGCTTAATGTAGCTGAAGTATCTCGGATTAGCGAAGAACTAGTGACTTACGAACAAGCAGCACGCGCTGAATCTGAAGCTGCAAGAATTCGGATATCGAATATTCTCGAAAGTATCACTGATGCATTTTTTGCTTTAGATAAAGAGTGGCGATTTACCTACGTCAATGGTCAAGCAGCACGACACTTGCACAAAAACCAAGATGAACTATTAGGTAAAAATATCTGGGAAGTTTTCCCAGAAATGATTGGCACTAAATTTTATCACGAGTATCATCGGGTAATTTCAGAGCACGTAAGTATCGAATTGGAAGAGTTTTATCCACCGCTCAATAGCTGCTTTCAAGTCCATGCCTATCCTGCACGAGACGGCTTGTCTGTTTATTTCCAGGACATTACCGAACGTCAGCAAACAGCAGAAGCACTGCGGGAAAGTGAAGAACGCTGGCAATTAGCATTACATGGTAACAATGATGGGATTTGGGATTGGAATCTGAAGACAAATAAAGTCTTCTTCTCGGCTCGCTGGAAGGAAATGCTGGGGTATGAAGACCACGAAATTTCTAATACTTGGGATGAGTGGGAAAAACGTGTACATCCCGATGATACAGCTTGGGTACTCGAAGCTATTCAAGCTCATTTTGCCCAGAAAACACCGTTTTACGTCACAGAGCATCGATTGCAATGCAAAGACGGTAGTTATAAATGGATTTTAGATCGAGGACAGGCGCTTTGGGATGAATCAGGTCAAGTAGTGCGAATGGTAGGCTCTCATACTGATATTACCGATCGCAAGCGGGCAGAAGAAGAATTCACACGGCAGAATTTGCGATCGCAATTATTTGCCGAAATTACTCTGAAAATTCGCGAATCTTTACAACTCGAAGAAGTTCTTCAAACATCAGTTACTGAAGTCCAAAAGCTCTTACAAGCTGACCGAGTTTTAGTTTTTCAACTCTGGGCTGATGGTTCGGGAACAGTCGTGCAAGAGGCAGTGTTGCCTGGTTGGCCCGTGGTTCTGGGACAAAATATACTTGACACCTGCTTTCAGCGAGATTATCTAGAAAGATATCGCCAGGGAAGAGCAAGCGCAATTATAGACATCGAAAAGTCTCACATTCAAGACTGCCATAAGGAATTTCTCCGGCAGTTTGGCGTCAAAGCTAACCTTGTAGTGCCGATTCTAATTAGAGATGGCATTTGGGGCTTGCTAATTGCTCATCAGTGTGATGCTCCCCGCCAATGGAATAACTTTGAGTTGGAGTTATTACAGCAGCTGGCTAACCAAATTGGCATTGCCCTTTCTCAGGCGCAACTGTTAGAGCAACAAACGCGCCACAGTCAGGAACTGGCCCGTTCTAATGCCGAATTAGAACAGTTTGCTTATGTCGCTTCCCATGATTTGCAAGAGCCATTGCGGATGGTGATAAGTTATTTACAGCTGCTAGAGCGGAGGTACAAGAGCAAGTTAGATGCCAATGCAGATCAGTTCATTAGCTATGCTGTAGACGGGGCGCACCGAATGCAGACTCTAATTAACGAACTTTTGAACTATTCTCGCGTTAGCACCAGAGGACAGCCCTTTGGATTAGTTGATTGTACTGCTACTGTAAAGCGAGCGATCGCTAATCTCCAAGTAGCAATTGACGAAAGTAAGGCAGTTATTACTCACGAGCCTTTACCCGAAGTGATAGCTGATGCCACTCAGATGACACAAGTCTTCCAAAACCTCATCAGCAACGCCATCAAATTCCGCCGAGAACTGCCGCCGCAAATTCACATCGGAGTTGTGAGGAGAGTAGGGGGAGTAGGGGAGCAGGGGGAGCAAGGGGAGCAGGGGAGCAGGGGAGCAGGGGAAGCAGGGGGAGCAGGGGGAGCAGGGGAGCAATTACTTCCTCATATTCCCCAGTCACCAGTCCCCAGTCCCCAGTCCCCAGCCACCAGTCCCCACTCCCCACTCCCCACTCCCCAATACGAATATTTGTTCTCAGTGAGCGATAATGGAATTGGGTTGGAAAGCCAGTACGCTGAACGTATCTTTGCGATTTTTCAGCGCTTGCACAGTCGTGGCAAGTATCCGGGTACTGGAATTGGTCTGGCAATTTGTAAGAAGATTATAGAACGCCACGGGGGTAGTATCTGGATTGAGTCCGAAGCGGGTCAAGGCTCGACTTTCTACTTCACAATTCCAGATAGAGCAGGTCAGCAATCGTGA
- the rppA gene encoding two-component system response regulator RppA, with amino-acid sequence MRILLVDDEVELTDPLSRLLTREGYNVETAYTGTTGSELAQAGSYDLLILDWMLPGKTGLEICQELRSQGKTTPVLFLTAKDTLDDRVQGLDAGADDYLIKPFELRELLARVRALLRRSGSQAYETITSGRITVADLELDCENQVAYRQGRVIELSQKESQLLQYFMEHTGQLLTHAQIMQHLWQDEEQPSSNVIAALIRLLRRKIEVGRETTLIHTVYGKGYRFGAALLEPV; translated from the coding sequence ATGAGAATTTTATTAGTTGATGATGAAGTTGAACTAACTGACCCCTTGAGTCGCTTATTAACTCGTGAGGGTTACAATGTAGAAACTGCTTATACTGGTACAACTGGCAGCGAACTTGCCCAAGCAGGCAGTTATGACTTACTAATTTTAGATTGGATGCTACCAGGAAAAACGGGGTTAGAGATTTGTCAGGAATTGCGGAGTCAAGGTAAAACAACTCCCGTACTGTTTCTTACAGCCAAAGATACTTTAGATGACCGCGTACAAGGTTTAGATGCAGGCGCAGACGACTATTTGATTAAACCCTTTGAACTGCGGGAGTTATTAGCTAGAGTTCGTGCTTTGTTGCGCCGTTCTGGTTCCCAAGCTTATGAAACCATCACTAGCGGACGGATAACGGTAGCTGACTTAGAACTCGACTGTGAAAATCAAGTCGCCTATCGCCAAGGACGGGTGATTGAGTTATCACAAAAAGAAAGTCAACTGCTGCAATATTTCATGGAACATACTGGACAACTACTAACTCATGCCCAGATTATGCAACATCTCTGGCAAGATGAAGAACAACCTAGTAGCAATGTCATAGCAGCATTAATTCGGTTGTTGCGTCGTAAGATTGAGGTAGGTAGAGAAACTACACTGATTCACACGGTTTATGGCAAAGGCTATCGCTTTGGTGCTGCTTTGTTGGAGCCAGTTTAA